A genomic window from Vanessa tameamea isolate UH-Manoa-2023 chromosome 7, ilVanTame1 primary haplotype, whole genome shotgun sequence includes:
- the LOC135193353 gene encoding angiotensin-converting enzyme-like isoform X1: protein MSKVKTMLKIGGGAVLIAAIVAVFVVATQGRDPDLEASEQEGREYIIHLDKMAGIRKNKASLAEWAYTSNITEENEVKRIQVQLELSKQEKQAWEETKMYRWQDFQDFSLRRMFKKYSQLGVSALPDEKYKLLMQCVSGMESNYATSKICDYKNATKCDLALEPDITEIFAKSQDPEELKHAWLEWHNTAGSRARNNFTQYVELDNEAAKLNGFKDVAEWWQSEYEVPDFEQQLAKLWEDVKPLYQQLHAYVRKRLRDKYGENIVSAKGPIPAHLLGNMWAQTWNNIESFTRPYPDKKEIDITKAMKDQNYTPLKMFQMSDEFFRSLNLTAMPEKFWNNSIIEKPTDREIVCHASAWDFYDGEDFRIKQCSTVDYEYFQTTHHEMGHIQYFLQYKHQPVVFRDGANPGFHEAVGDTIALSVSSPKHLRRVGLVSGDAEDEQTEINQLYKMGIDKIVFLPFAYTLDLFRYGVFRGTTSADDYNCHYWRLRDALQGVEPPVPRSKDDFDAAAKYHVSADVEYARYYVSFIIQFQFHRALCQLAGEYVPEDLTKKLVDCDIYQSVNAGNALSNMLKMGSSKPWPDAMEALTGQRAMRADGLLEYFRPLHEWLQAENQRTGEFIGWEPSKIQYCTAEQLAALEQAQQDGKDT from the exons aCAATGTTGAAGATCGGCGGCGGCGCGGTGCTGATCGCCGCCATCGTGGCCGTATTCGTGGTCGCCACACAAGGCCGAGATCCGGACTTGGAGGCCTCGGAACAGGAAGGCAGAGAGTATATCATACATTTGGACAAAATGGCCGGTATTAGGAAGAATAAAGCCAGTCTGGCCGAGTGGGCGTACACATCTAATATCACAGAGGAAAATGAAGTGAAAAGG ATACAAGTTCAACTAGAACTGTCGAAGCAAGAGAAGCAAGCGTGGGAAGAGACGAAGATGTACAGATGGCAAGACTTCCAAGACTTTTCTCTTCGGAGGATGTTCAAGAAGTACAGTCAATTGGGCGTATCAGCGTTGCCCGATGAGAAATACAAGCTGTTAATGCAGTGTGTCTCAGGAATGGAGTCGAATTATGCAACTTCTAAGATATGCGATTATAAGAATGCCACCAAATGCGACTTAGCTCTAGAACcag atATAACAGAGATCTTTGCGAAGAGTCAAGACCCTGAAGAGCTGAAGCACGCTTGGTTAGAGTGGCATAATACAGCTGGGTCGAGGGCTAGAAACAATTTCACACAGTATGTGGAATTAGACAATGAAGCAGCAAAACTAAATG gTTTCAAAGATGTCGCCGAATGGTGGCAATCGGAATATGAAGTTCCTGATTTCGAACAACAATTAGCAAAGTTATGGGAGGACGTCAAACCATTGTATCAGCAACTACACGCTTATGTGAGAAAACGCCTTCGTGATAAGTATGGAGAAAATATAGTTTCAGCTAAAGGACCAATACCTGCACATTTGTTAG GTAACATGTGGGCACAAACTTGGAACAACATCGAGTCCTTCACTCGTCCATATCCCGATAAGAAAGAAATCGACATAACGAAGGCGATGAAAGATCAAAATTACACACCTCTGAAAATGTTCCAGATGTCAGATGAATTCTTTAGATCTCTTAATTTGACAGCAATGCCTGAGAAGTTCTGGAACAATTCTATTATTGAAAAGCCGACCGACAGGGAAATAGTCTGTCATGCGTCAGCTTGGGACTTCTATGATGGAGAAGATTTTAG GATCAAACAGTGCTCAACAGTTGATTACGAATATTTCCAAACGACACATCACGAAATGGGCCACATACAGTACTTCCTACAGTATAAACATCAACCTGTGGTATTCAGAGATGGAGCTAACCCAG GTTTCCATGAGGCTGTAGGTGATACGATAGCTTTGTCAGTATCTTCGCCGAAACATTTGAGACGCGTTGGTCTGGTTAGTGGAGATGCTGAAGACGAACAGACTGAAATAAATCAACTATATAAAATG GGCATTGACAAGATCGTGTTTCTGCCGTTCGCGTACACCTTGGACCTGTTCCGCTACGGCGTGTTCCGCGGCACAACGAGCGCGGACGACTACAACTGCCACTACTGGCGCCTTCGCGACGCGCTGCAGGGCGTGGAGCCGCCCGTGCCGCGCTCCAAGGACGACTTCGATGCCGCCGCTAAGTACCACGTGTCCGCCGACGTCGAGTACGCCAG ATACTACGTGTCGTTCATAATTCAGTTCCAATTCCACCGCGCTCTATGTCAGCTCGCCGGGGAGTACGTGCCAGAGGATCTCACCAAGAAACTGGTTGACTGTGACATCTACCAGAGCGTCAATGCTGGAAATGCTCTCTC cAACATGTTAAAGATGGGTTCGTCGAAGCCGTGGCCGGATGCGATGGAAGCATTGACTGGTCAGCGTGCCATGAGAGCGGACGGACTGCTGGAGTACTTCCGACCTCTGCACGAGTGGCTGCAGGCAGAGAATCAGAGGACTGGAGAGTTTATCGGCTGGGAGCCCAGCAAAATAC AATACTGCACGGCGGAGCAGCTCGCCGCGCTGGAGCAAGCGCAGCAGGACGGCAAGGACACGTGA
- the LOC135193353 gene encoding angiotensin-converting enzyme-like isoform X2 — translation MSKVKTMLKIGGGAVLIAAIVAVFVVATQGRDPDLEASEQEGREYIIHLDKMAGIRKNKASLAEWAYTSNITEENEVKRIQVQLELSKQEKQAWEETKMYRWQDFQDFSLRRMFKKYSQLGVSALPDEKYKLLMQCVSGMESNYATSKICDYKNATKCDLALEPDITEIFAKSQDPEELKHAWLEWHNTAGSRARNNFTQYVELDNEAAKLNGFKDVAEWWQSEYEVPDFEQQLAKLWEDVKPLYQQLHAYVRKRLRDKYGENIVSAKGPIPAHLLGNMWAQTWNNIESFTRPYPDKKEIDITKAMKDQNYTPLKMFQMSDEFFRSLNLTAMPEKFWNNSIIEKPTDREIVCHASAWDFYDGEDFRIKMCTSVNKEHLRVVHHEMGHIQYYLQYRDKPVIFRAGANPGFHEAVGDTIALSVSSPKHLRRVGLVSGDAEDEQTEINQLYKMGIDKIVFLPFAYTLDLFRYGVFRGTTSADDYNCHYWRLRDALQGVEPPVPRSKDDFDAAAKYHVSADVEYARYYVSFIIQFQFHRALCQLAGEYVPEDLTKKLVDCDIYQSVNAGNALSNMLKMGSSKPWPDAMEALTGQRAMRADGLLEYFRPLHEWLQAENQRTGEFIGWEPSKIQYCTAEQLAALEQAQQDGKDT, via the exons aCAATGTTGAAGATCGGCGGCGGCGCGGTGCTGATCGCCGCCATCGTGGCCGTATTCGTGGTCGCCACACAAGGCCGAGATCCGGACTTGGAGGCCTCGGAACAGGAAGGCAGAGAGTATATCATACATTTGGACAAAATGGCCGGTATTAGGAAGAATAAAGCCAGTCTGGCCGAGTGGGCGTACACATCTAATATCACAGAGGAAAATGAAGTGAAAAGG ATACAAGTTCAACTAGAACTGTCGAAGCAAGAGAAGCAAGCGTGGGAAGAGACGAAGATGTACAGATGGCAAGACTTCCAAGACTTTTCTCTTCGGAGGATGTTCAAGAAGTACAGTCAATTGGGCGTATCAGCGTTGCCCGATGAGAAATACAAGCTGTTAATGCAGTGTGTCTCAGGAATGGAGTCGAATTATGCAACTTCTAAGATATGCGATTATAAGAATGCCACCAAATGCGACTTAGCTCTAGAACcag atATAACAGAGATCTTTGCGAAGAGTCAAGACCCTGAAGAGCTGAAGCACGCTTGGTTAGAGTGGCATAATACAGCTGGGTCGAGGGCTAGAAACAATTTCACACAGTATGTGGAATTAGACAATGAAGCAGCAAAACTAAATG gTTTCAAAGATGTCGCCGAATGGTGGCAATCGGAATATGAAGTTCCTGATTTCGAACAACAATTAGCAAAGTTATGGGAGGACGTCAAACCATTGTATCAGCAACTACACGCTTATGTGAGAAAACGCCTTCGTGATAAGTATGGAGAAAATATAGTTTCAGCTAAAGGACCAATACCTGCACATTTGTTAG GTAACATGTGGGCACAAACTTGGAACAACATCGAGTCCTTCACTCGTCCATATCCCGATAAGAAAGAAATCGACATAACGAAGGCGATGAAAGATCAAAATTACACACCTCTGAAAATGTTCCAGATGTCAGATGAATTCTTTAGATCTCTTAATTTGACAGCAATGCCTGAGAAGTTCTGGAACAATTCTATTATTGAAAAGCCGACCGACAGGGAAATAGTCTGTCATGCGTCAGCTTGGGACTTCTATGATGGAGAAGATTTTAG GATCAAAATGTGCACATCAGTGAATAAGGAGCATTTGAGGGTAGTCCATCATGAAATGGGTCATATCCAGTATTACTTGCAGTACAGAGATAAGCCAGTAATTTTCAGAGCTGGTGCAAATCCAG GTTTCCATGAGGCTGTAGGTGATACGATAGCTTTGTCAGTATCTTCGCCGAAACATTTGAGACGCGTTGGTCTGGTTAGTGGAGATGCTGAAGACGAACAGACTGAAATAAATCAACTATATAAAATG GGCATTGACAAGATCGTGTTTCTGCCGTTCGCGTACACCTTGGACCTGTTCCGCTACGGCGTGTTCCGCGGCACAACGAGCGCGGACGACTACAACTGCCACTACTGGCGCCTTCGCGACGCGCTGCAGGGCGTGGAGCCGCCCGTGCCGCGCTCCAAGGACGACTTCGATGCCGCCGCTAAGTACCACGTGTCCGCCGACGTCGAGTACGCCAG ATACTACGTGTCGTTCATAATTCAGTTCCAATTCCACCGCGCTCTATGTCAGCTCGCCGGGGAGTACGTGCCAGAGGATCTCACCAAGAAACTGGTTGACTGTGACATCTACCAGAGCGTCAATGCTGGAAATGCTCTCTC cAACATGTTAAAGATGGGTTCGTCGAAGCCGTGGCCGGATGCGATGGAAGCATTGACTGGTCAGCGTGCCATGAGAGCGGACGGACTGCTGGAGTACTTCCGACCTCTGCACGAGTGGCTGCAGGCAGAGAATCAGAGGACTGGAGAGTTTATCGGCTGGGAGCCCAGCAAAATAC AATACTGCACGGCGGAGCAGCTCGCCGCGCTGGAGCAAGCGCAGCAGGACGGCAAGGACACGTGA
- the LOC135193353 gene encoding angiotensin-converting enzyme-like isoform X3, whose amino-acid sequence MLKIGGGAVLIAAIVAVFVVATQGRDPDLEASEQEGREYIIHLDKMAGIRKNKASLAEWAYTSNITEENEVKRIQVQLELSKQEKQAWEETKMYRWQDFQDFSLRRMFKKYSQLGVSALPDEKYKLLMQCVSGMESNYATSKICDYKNATKCDLALEPDITEIFAKSQDPEELKHAWLEWHNTAGSRARNNFTQYVELDNEAAKLNGFKDVAEWWQSEYEVPDFEQQLAKLWEDVKPLYQQLHAYVRKRLRDKYGENIVSAKGPIPAHLLGNMWAQTWNNIESFTRPYPDKKEIDITKAMKDQNYTPLKMFQMSDEFFRSLNLTAMPEKFWNNSIIEKPTDREIVCHASAWDFYDGEDFRIKQCSTVDYEYFQTTHHEMGHIQYFLQYKHQPVVFRDGANPGFHEAVGDTIALSVSSPKHLRRVGLVSGDAEDEQTEINQLYKMGIDKIVFLPFAYTLDLFRYGVFRGTTSADDYNCHYWRLRDALQGVEPPVPRSKDDFDAAAKYHVSADVEYARYYVSFIIQFQFHRALCQLAGEYVPEDLTKKLVDCDIYQSVNAGNALSNMLKMGSSKPWPDAMEALTGQRAMRADGLLEYFRPLHEWLQAENQRTGEFIGWEPSKIQYCTAEQLAALEQAQQDGKDT is encoded by the exons ATGTTGAAGATCGGCGGCGGCGCGGTGCTGATCGCCGCCATCGTGGCCGTATTCGTGGTCGCCACACAAGGCCGAGATCCGGACTTGGAGGCCTCGGAACAGGAAGGCAGAGAGTATATCATACATTTGGACAAAATGGCCGGTATTAGGAAGAATAAAGCCAGTCTGGCCGAGTGGGCGTACACATCTAATATCACAGAGGAAAATGAAGTGAAAAGG ATACAAGTTCAACTAGAACTGTCGAAGCAAGAGAAGCAAGCGTGGGAAGAGACGAAGATGTACAGATGGCAAGACTTCCAAGACTTTTCTCTTCGGAGGATGTTCAAGAAGTACAGTCAATTGGGCGTATCAGCGTTGCCCGATGAGAAATACAAGCTGTTAATGCAGTGTGTCTCAGGAATGGAGTCGAATTATGCAACTTCTAAGATATGCGATTATAAGAATGCCACCAAATGCGACTTAGCTCTAGAACcag atATAACAGAGATCTTTGCGAAGAGTCAAGACCCTGAAGAGCTGAAGCACGCTTGGTTAGAGTGGCATAATACAGCTGGGTCGAGGGCTAGAAACAATTTCACACAGTATGTGGAATTAGACAATGAAGCAGCAAAACTAAATG gTTTCAAAGATGTCGCCGAATGGTGGCAATCGGAATATGAAGTTCCTGATTTCGAACAACAATTAGCAAAGTTATGGGAGGACGTCAAACCATTGTATCAGCAACTACACGCTTATGTGAGAAAACGCCTTCGTGATAAGTATGGAGAAAATATAGTTTCAGCTAAAGGACCAATACCTGCACATTTGTTAG GTAACATGTGGGCACAAACTTGGAACAACATCGAGTCCTTCACTCGTCCATATCCCGATAAGAAAGAAATCGACATAACGAAGGCGATGAAAGATCAAAATTACACACCTCTGAAAATGTTCCAGATGTCAGATGAATTCTTTAGATCTCTTAATTTGACAGCAATGCCTGAGAAGTTCTGGAACAATTCTATTATTGAAAAGCCGACCGACAGGGAAATAGTCTGTCATGCGTCAGCTTGGGACTTCTATGATGGAGAAGATTTTAG GATCAAACAGTGCTCAACAGTTGATTACGAATATTTCCAAACGACACATCACGAAATGGGCCACATACAGTACTTCCTACAGTATAAACATCAACCTGTGGTATTCAGAGATGGAGCTAACCCAG GTTTCCATGAGGCTGTAGGTGATACGATAGCTTTGTCAGTATCTTCGCCGAAACATTTGAGACGCGTTGGTCTGGTTAGTGGAGATGCTGAAGACGAACAGACTGAAATAAATCAACTATATAAAATG GGCATTGACAAGATCGTGTTTCTGCCGTTCGCGTACACCTTGGACCTGTTCCGCTACGGCGTGTTCCGCGGCACAACGAGCGCGGACGACTACAACTGCCACTACTGGCGCCTTCGCGACGCGCTGCAGGGCGTGGAGCCGCCCGTGCCGCGCTCCAAGGACGACTTCGATGCCGCCGCTAAGTACCACGTGTCCGCCGACGTCGAGTACGCCAG ATACTACGTGTCGTTCATAATTCAGTTCCAATTCCACCGCGCTCTATGTCAGCTCGCCGGGGAGTACGTGCCAGAGGATCTCACCAAGAAACTGGTTGACTGTGACATCTACCAGAGCGTCAATGCTGGAAATGCTCTCTC cAACATGTTAAAGATGGGTTCGTCGAAGCCGTGGCCGGATGCGATGGAAGCATTGACTGGTCAGCGTGCCATGAGAGCGGACGGACTGCTGGAGTACTTCCGACCTCTGCACGAGTGGCTGCAGGCAGAGAATCAGAGGACTGGAGAGTTTATCGGCTGGGAGCCCAGCAAAATAC AATACTGCACGGCGGAGCAGCTCGCCGCGCTGGAGCAAGCGCAGCAGGACGGCAAGGACACGTGA